A genomic region of Catalinimonas niigatensis contains the following coding sequences:
- the upp gene encoding uracil phosphoribosyltransferase, with protein sequence MQETFLFQLNTQNSLANHFLTELRKSGFQEDRLRFRRNLERIGELLAYELSKTLHYKEQIIQTPLAPAEVNLLIEQPVLITILRAGLPLHQGVLNYFDQADSGFVGAFRDHHDDHTFDIALSYFTMPDVHQKDVVLIDPMLASGRTIAEVCKNFGDTIQPNHLHIVSAIASPEGIDYLRQNLSFPFSIWTGAIDQKLNSMAYIIPGLGDAGDLSFGSKI encoded by the coding sequence ATGCAGGAGACTTTTCTCTTTCAATTAAATACTCAAAACAGCCTTGCTAACCACTTTTTAACTGAACTCAGGAAGAGCGGATTTCAGGAGGATCGCCTGCGGTTTCGCAGAAATCTGGAAAGGATAGGTGAATTGCTTGCTTATGAATTATCCAAGACCTTACATTACAAAGAGCAGATCATACAAACACCACTTGCACCGGCTGAAGTTAATCTTTTGATTGAGCAGCCTGTTCTGATCACTATCTTAAGGGCGGGGCTACCGCTGCATCAAGGCGTGCTGAATTACTTTGATCAGGCTGACAGCGGCTTTGTGGGAGCTTTTCGTGATCATCATGATGACCATACTTTTGATATTGCCCTGAGCTATTTTACGATGCCTGATGTACATCAAAAAGATGTGGTATTAATAGACCCCATGCTGGCCAGTGGTAGAACAATTGCAGAAGTGTGTAAGAATTTTGGAGATACTATCCAACCTAACCATCTTCATATAGTCTCAGCTATCGCCAGTCCCGAAGGTATTGACTACTTACGCCAGAATTTGTCCTTCCCGTTTTCAATCTGGACAGGTGCCATTGATCAAAAACTTAACAGTATGGCTTATATCATTCCAGGCTTGGGTGATGCCGGTGACCTTTCTTTTGGCTCCAAAATTTAA
- a CDS encoding amylo-alpha-1,6-glucosidase, whose amino-acid sequence MSYIQFDKKQLVNLAYSLSKEVVRSNKSGAYASTTISGCNTRRYHGLLVAPQQKKTGVHVIISTLDETVVSGNASFDLGVHKYPDVYSPKGYKYLRDFVTEPIPKSTFRLGDVVLTKEKLLVEHENRTLVRYVLEEAKEPIKLRLRPFLAFRNVHKLAKASDKINQAYEPISQGIKMCLYDGYDDLFMQLSKEPEFVSKPDWYYSVEYIEDMEMGMDYQEDLFVAGYFEVSMQKGETVIFTAGPDEVKTANLLRMFNTQTRKRTARNSFENCLKVAAAQFILTTKGQGKSRKNDRTDVIASYQLYRRGGRDAFISIPGLTLSDVDEKSFRLLLDTMLKDRKGPFFPFWEDTDSEATYEAMDSPLWFFWALQQYVKRTGDRASVWKAYGKDMREILEAYRDGTDFNIKMQPNNLISGGVKGKALTWMNAFADGKPVTPRIGMPVEINALWYNAVAFTLEIAGPRSTEGKKVIAEWTGMPEKIQESFINTFWDEKKGYLADVVNGKEKDWSVRPNQVLALSLPYSPLTDEMKAAVLTKIQAELLTPRGLRSLSPDDSRYQGKFFGNLEQRNKAYHQGVVWPWLAGHYVEALIQLNGRKALAEAYALYQGFEEVMREHGLSTISEIYEGDAPHNARGAVSQAWNVAELIRMNKNIKEFDEVTQPLTI is encoded by the coding sequence ATGAGCTATATACAATTTGACAAGAAACAATTAGTAAACCTGGCTTACTCCCTGAGTAAGGAGGTAGTGCGTTCTAATAAATCAGGTGCATACGCATCTACTACCATTAGTGGATGCAATACCCGCAGATATCATGGTTTACTGGTAGCACCTCAACAGAAGAAAACAGGGGTACACGTGATCATTTCCACCTTGGATGAAACGGTAGTTAGTGGCAATGCCAGCTTTGACCTGGGCGTTCATAAATATCCTGATGTTTACAGTCCCAAAGGGTATAAGTACCTTCGTGATTTTGTAACAGAGCCAATTCCGAAGTCTACTTTTCGCTTGGGAGATGTAGTACTTACCAAAGAGAAACTTCTGGTGGAGCATGAGAACCGCACCCTGGTACGCTATGTGTTGGAAGAGGCCAAAGAACCTATAAAATTGCGCCTAAGGCCATTCCTGGCTTTTCGGAATGTACATAAACTGGCGAAAGCAAGTGATAAGATCAACCAGGCTTATGAACCCATCAGTCAGGGCATTAAAATGTGCCTCTATGATGGATATGATGATCTTTTTATGCAGCTCTCTAAAGAGCCTGAGTTTGTATCCAAGCCCGATTGGTATTATTCAGTAGAATATATCGAGGATATGGAAATGGGCATGGATTATCAGGAAGACCTGTTTGTAGCTGGCTATTTTGAGGTCAGCATGCAGAAAGGAGAAACGGTCATATTTACTGCCGGGCCGGATGAGGTAAAGACAGCCAATCTTTTAAGGATGTTCAATACCCAGACCCGCAAACGTACCGCAAGAAATTCTTTTGAAAACTGCCTGAAAGTAGCGGCTGCTCAGTTTATTCTGACGACCAAAGGCCAAGGGAAATCCCGAAAGAATGACCGTACTGACGTGATTGCCAGCTATCAGCTTTATCGCCGCGGGGGTAGAGATGCCTTTATTTCTATTCCGGGGCTTACTCTATCTGATGTAGACGAGAAATCCTTCAGGTTATTACTGGATACTATGCTCAAAGACCGTAAAGGGCCTTTTTTCCCTTTTTGGGAGGATACTGATTCAGAAGCTACCTATGAGGCAATGGATTCGCCCTTATGGTTTTTCTGGGCGTTACAGCAGTATGTGAAACGTACCGGAGATCGTGCCTCAGTATGGAAAGCCTATGGCAAAGACATGCGGGAAATCCTGGAAGCTTACCGCGATGGTACGGACTTTAATATCAAAATGCAGCCCAATAACCTGATCAGCGGTGGAGTAAAAGGAAAAGCCCTGACCTGGATGAACGCTTTTGCTGATGGGAAACCGGTTACCCCTCGTATAGGCATGCCGGTAGAGATCAATGCTTTGTGGTACAATGCAGTTGCTTTTACCTTGGAGATTGCAGGTCCGCGTTCTACCGAAGGGAAAAAAGTAATCGCTGAATGGACGGGAATGCCTGAGAAAATCCAGGAATCTTTTATCAATACCTTCTGGGATGAGAAGAAGGGCTATCTGGCAGACGTAGTAAATGGAAAAGAGAAAGACTGGTCGGTACGTCCCAACCAGGTGCTGGCGCTTTCCTTACCTTACTCTCCCCTGACAGATGAGATGAAAGCCGCTGTGCTGACGAAGATACAGGCAGAACTCCTGACCCCGAGAGGGCTACGCAGTCTTTCTCCTGATGACAGCCGATATCAGGGTAAGTTTTTCGGAAACCTTGAGCAACGTAACAAGGCGTACCATCAGGGAGTGGTCTGGCCCTGGCTTGCCGGACATTATGTGGAAGCACTGATCCAACTCAATGGTAGAAAGGCACTCGCTGAGGCTTATGCATTGTATCAGGGTTTTGAAGAAGTGATGAGAGAGCATGGTCTTAGTACCATATCAGAGATTTATGAAGGGGATGCGCCCCACAACGCGCGTGGAGCGGTATCTCAGGCATGGAATGTAGCAGAACTGATTCGTATGAATAAGAATATCAAAGAATTTGATGAAGTCACCCAGCCACTGACGATCTAA